The DNA sequence CCAGGGTGAGGCGGGTGCGGCCGTTCCGCGGCGTACGCGCAGTGCGTCGGAGGGGTCGGCGAGCCAGGGCGAGGCGGGCGCCGCCGCTCCCCGGCGTACGCGCAGCGCGTCGGACGGCTCGGCGAGCCAGTCGGTGCCGACGGCCCCGGAGGACTCCGCTCCGGCGCCGCGCCGGACGAGCGGCGCGTCCGAGGACCCCGCCGGCCAGAGCGAGGCCGGCGCCGCCGCTCCCCGGCGGAACCGGAGCGCGTCGGACGGCTCGGCGAGCCAGGATCAGACCCAGCCCGGCGCTGCCGCTCCCCGACCGACGGGCAGCGCCTCCGAGGGCCCGACGAGCCGGCAGGGGACCGCCGGCGCGACGCCCCGCCGTGCGCGCAGCGCGAGCGACGGCTCGGTGAGCCAGTCCGGTACGGACGCGGGTACGGGCCCGGCCCCCGCGACCACGCCGACGGGCGTCCCGGAAGCCACCCCGGCCACCCGCCGCCCGGCCCCGCGCTCGTCCGACGCCCCGTGGCACCACGCCCGCCCCGCCTTCGACGAGCCGCAGGCCGAGAAGCCGAACGCGTCGGATCGCCCCACCGACCCCACAGCCCCGCCCGCTGCGGAGCCCGCAGTGCCGGAGACGGCTGAAGCGGCGAAGACGGCCGAGGCGGCGGAGGCTGCGAAGCCCGGCGCGCGCGAAGCGGCGGAGCCCGGGACGGGCACCTCCGCCCCGCAGGGCGCGCCGGCCGCGAGGCCCGCCGCGTCCGGCGAGCAGCCCGCCGACCGGCCCGGTGACAAGCCTGCCGGGGCGTCCGCCGAGGAACCCGGTGCCGCGCCCGCCGACCGGCCCGGCGCCACGCCCGCCGCACGTGGCGACGAGCCCGGTGACAAGCCCGCCGGAGCGCCCGACGAGGAACCCGGCGCTGCCCCCGCCGACCGATCCGGCGACGAGCCCGCCGACCACCCCGCCGCCCCCGCCGGAGCGCCCCCCGCCCCCGGCGGGAAGCGACCCGCCGCCCCCGACGGCGGCGCCCCCGAGAACGATCCTGACCCCGCCGGAGGCGACCGAGCATGAGCAGCAGCGACGCCCTCGACGTGGTGCTGCGCCTCCTGGCCCTGTTCGGCGTCTTCCTCGTCTTCCCGCTGCTCGTGGGGCAGATGGAGCACAAGGTGATGGCCCATATGCAGGGCCGGCTCGGGCCGATGTACGCGGGCGGGTTCCACGGGTGGGCGCAGCTTGTCGCGGACGGGGTGAAGTTCGCGCAGAAGGAGGACATCGTCCCGGCCGACGCCGACCGGCGGGTCTTCCAGCTCGCGCCGGCCGTCGCGCTGCTGC is a window from the Streptomyces mobaraensis genome containing:
- a CDS encoding NADH-quinone oxidoreductase subunit C, whose translation is MTGWLPAPVTDLFGADATAEEAYGLLTVDVPAASWTTALTAARDVLGCTFFDWLSAVDEPGTGFLVCAHLVALPTAADASVRRLVVRTTVPHDAPALPTAVGVYAGAGWHERETHEMFGVDFTGHPNLAPLLLPDGFEGHPLRKDFVLAARVVKAWPGAKEPGESDHGGPKRRQMLPPGVPDPNEWGPLKGQLPPAPARPARAARATGPAAAGDRPARRTRTAGDGSASQETTAPVRRARSASEGSASQGEAGAAVPRRTRSASEGSASQGEAGAAAPRRTRSASDGSASQSVPTAPEDSAPAPRRTSGASEDPAGQSEAGAAAPRRNRSASDGSASQDQTQPGAAAPRPTGSASEGPTSRQGTAGATPRRARSASDGSVSQSGTDAGTGPAPATTPTGVPEATPATRRPAPRSSDAPWHHARPAFDEPQAEKPNASDRPTDPTAPPAAEPAVPETAEAAKTAEAAEAAKPGAREAAEPGTGTSAPQGAPAARPAASGEQPADRPGDKPAGASAEEPGAAPADRPGATPAARGDEPGDKPAGAPDEEPGAAPADRSGDEPADHPAAPAGAPPAPGGKRPAAPDGGAPENDPDPAGGDRA